One window of the Pseudomonas sihuiensis genome contains the following:
- the trpA gene encoding tryptophan synthase subunit alpha — protein MSRLQNRFAELKAENRAALVTFITAGDPDYATSLSILKGLPDAGADVIELGMPFTDPMADGPAIQLANIRALAGKQGMQQTLQMVREFREGNQSTPLVLMGYYNPIFVYGVERFIADAKEAGVDGLIVVDLPPEHNDELCEPAQSAGLDFIRLTTPTTDDDRLPTVLAGSSGFVYYVSVAGVTGAGAATMDHVEEAVARLRRHTDLPLCIGFGIRTPEHAAEVAKRAEGAVVGSALIDKIAEAKSPQQAIDGVLGLCRELAEGVRGARR, from the coding sequence ATGAGCCGCCTGCAGAACCGTTTCGCCGAACTGAAAGCGGAAAACCGCGCCGCGCTGGTGACCTTCATCACCGCCGGTGACCCCGACTACGCCACCTCGCTGAGTATCCTCAAGGGCCTGCCGGACGCTGGCGCCGACGTGATCGAGCTGGGCATGCCCTTCACCGACCCGATGGCTGATGGCCCGGCCATTCAGCTCGCCAACATCCGCGCACTGGCCGGCAAGCAGGGCATGCAGCAGACGCTGCAGATGGTTCGTGAATTTCGCGAAGGCAACCAGAGCACGCCGCTGGTGCTGATGGGCTACTACAACCCGATCTTCGTCTACGGCGTCGAACGCTTCATCGCTGATGCCAAAGAGGCCGGCGTCGACGGCCTGATCGTGGTCGACCTGCCGCCGGAGCACAACGACGAGCTGTGCGAGCCAGCGCAAAGCGCGGGCCTGGACTTCATTCGCCTGACCACGCCGACCACCGACGACGACCGCCTGCCCACCGTACTGGCCGGCAGCTCCGGCTTCGTCTATTACGTGTCGGTGGCGGGTGTCACTGGCGCCGGTGCGGCGACCATGGATCATGTCGAAGAGGCAGTGGCGCGCCTGCGTCGCCACACCGACCTGCCGCTGTGCATCGGCTTCGGCATCCGCACCCCGGAGCACGCCGCCGAAGTGGCCAAGCGCGCCGAGGGCGCGGTGGTCGGCTCGGCGCTGATCGACAAGATCGCCGAGGCGAAAAGCCCGCAGCAGGCCATCGACGGCGTACTCGGCCTGTGCCGCGAACTGGCTGAAGGGGTGCGTGGCGCGCGCCGCTGA
- the trpB gene encoding tryptophan synthase subunit beta, translating into MTSFRTGPDARGLFGRFGGQFVAETLMPLINSLAAEYEKAKNDPVFLEELAYFQRDYIGRASPLYYAERLSEHFGGAKIYLKREDLNHTGAHKINNCIGQILLAKRMGKQRIIAETGAGMHGVATATVAARFGMQCVVYMGTTDIDRQQANVFRMKLLGAEVIPVTAGTGTLKDAMNEALRDWVTNVHNTFYLIGTAAGPHPYPAMVRDFQSVIGNEVREQILGKEGRLPDSLVACIGGGSNAIGLFHPFLDDEGVQIVGVEAAGHGIDTGKHAASMAGGAPGVLHGNRTFLLQDEDGQITDAHSISAGLDYPGVGPEHAWLHEIKRVEYVPISDDEALEAFHHCCRLEGIIPALESAHALAEAFKRAPKLPKDHLMVINLSGRGDKDMQTVMHHMQDNQEKHA; encoded by the coding sequence ATGACCTCATTTCGCACCGGCCCCGACGCTCGCGGCCTGTTCGGCCGCTTCGGCGGTCAGTTCGTCGCCGAAACCCTGATGCCGCTGATCAACTCGCTGGCGGCCGAGTATGAGAAGGCCAAGAACGATCCAGTCTTCCTCGAAGAACTCGCCTACTTCCAGCGCGACTACATCGGCCGTGCCAGCCCGCTGTACTACGCCGAGCGCCTCTCCGAGCACTTCGGCGGAGCGAAGATCTACCTCAAGCGCGAAGACCTGAACCACACCGGCGCGCACAAGATCAACAACTGCATCGGCCAGATCCTCCTGGCCAAGCGCATGGGCAAACAGCGCATCATCGCCGAGACCGGCGCTGGCATGCATGGCGTGGCCACCGCCACCGTGGCTGCACGTTTCGGCATGCAGTGCGTGGTGTACATGGGCACCACCGACATCGACCGCCAGCAGGCCAACGTCTTTCGCATGAAGCTGCTCGGCGCCGAGGTGATCCCGGTCACGGCCGGCACCGGCACCCTCAAGGACGCCATGAACGAAGCCCTGCGCGACTGGGTGACCAACGTCCACAACACCTTCTACCTGATCGGTACCGCCGCCGGTCCGCATCCGTACCCAGCCATGGTGCGCGACTTCCAGTCGGTGATCGGCAACGAAGTGCGCGAGCAGATCCTGGGGAAGGAAGGGCGCCTGCCCGACTCGCTGGTCGCCTGCATCGGCGGTGGCTCCAACGCCATCGGCCTGTTCCACCCCTTCCTCGATGACGAAGGCGTGCAGATCGTCGGCGTCGAGGCAGCTGGCCATGGCATCGATACCGGCAAGCATGCGGCGAGCATGGCCGGTGGCGCACCGGGCGTGCTGCACGGCAACCGCACCTTCCTGCTGCAGGACGAGGACGGCCAGATCACCGATGCCCACTCGATTTCCGCCGGCCTCGACTACCCCGGCGTCGGCCCGGAACACGCCTGGTTGCACGAGATCAAGCGCGTCGAGTACGTGCCGATCAGCGATGACGAAGCCCTCGAAGCCTTCCACCACTGCTGCCGCCTGGAGGGCATCATCCCGGCCTTGGAAAGCGCCCACGCGCTGGCCGAAGCCTTCAAGCGCGCACCCAAGCTGCCCAAGGATCACCTGATGGTGATCAACCTGTCCGGTCGTGGCGACAAGGACATGCAGACCGTGATGCACCACATGCAGGACAACCAGGAGAAGCACGCATGA
- a CDS encoding LysR family transcriptional regulator: protein MSRELPPLNALRAFEAAARLQSVSRAGEELHVTHGAISRQIRALEEQLGVSLFDKDGRGVKLTDAGMRLRDAASDAFERLRGVCAELRQRQDDAPFVLGCPGSLLARWFIPRLDRLNRELPELRLQLSASEGELDPRRPGVDATLCFASPPWPVDMQVYELGVERIGPVLSPRYASYGQLGSAPAAALLDEPLLHTASRPQAWPQWALAQGLDSHKLQHGQGFEHLYYLLEAAAAGLGVAIAPQMLVADDLADGRLVAPWGFVETSARLALWVPGRARDGRAQQLARWLERELRV from the coding sequence ATGAGCCGAGAACTGCCCCCGCTGAATGCCCTGCGCGCCTTTGAGGCCGCCGCTCGTCTGCAGAGTGTCAGCCGTGCGGGCGAGGAGCTGCATGTTACCCATGGTGCGATCAGCCGGCAGATTCGTGCATTGGAAGAACAGCTTGGGGTCAGCCTGTTCGACAAGGATGGTCGCGGCGTGAAACTCACCGATGCCGGCATGCGCCTGCGTGATGCGGCAAGCGATGCCTTCGAGCGCCTGCGTGGCGTCTGTGCCGAGCTGCGCCAGCGCCAGGACGATGCACCCTTCGTCCTCGGTTGCCCCGGCAGCCTGCTGGCACGCTGGTTTATCCCGCGTCTGGATCGCCTCAATCGCGAGTTACCGGAACTGCGCCTGCAGTTATCCGCCAGTGAGGGCGAACTGGACCCGCGTCGCCCTGGAGTGGATGCCACCCTGTGCTTCGCCAGCCCGCCCTGGCCGGTGGACATGCAGGTGTACGAGCTGGGCGTAGAGCGCATCGGCCCGGTGCTGAGCCCACGCTACGCCAGTTATGGGCAGCTCGGTTCGGCGCCGGCGGCCGCCTTGCTGGATGAGCCGCTGCTACATACCGCGTCGCGCCCCCAAGCCTGGCCGCAATGGGCCCTTGCGCAAGGGCTCGACTCGCACAAGCTGCAGCATGGGCAGGGCTTCGAACATCTCTACTATCTGCTGGAGGCCGCCGCGGCGGGCCTCGGTGTGGCTATAGCTCCGCAGATGCTGGTAGCCGACGACCTGGCCGATGGTCGCCTGGTCGCGCCTTGGGGCTTCGTCGAAACGTCGGCGCGCCTGGCGTTGTGGGTGCCTGGTCGCGCGCGGGACGGCCGCGCTCAGCAACTGGCGCGCTGGCTGGAGCGCGAGCTACGGGTTTAG
- a CDS encoding SDR family oxidoreductase yields MRVLITGAAGFIGHQLLDELAIQHPEWTLIAADIRPLASQGLKANVEPVLLDMGRPAQVRACISGWKPDAIVHLATVIRPPRDMTEAHLHAIEVGGTQCLVDSALANGVRQLVLTSSGAAYGYAADNAEWIDEDQPLRGHPHFAYAKHKLEIEQLLARYRKEHPQLRQLVLRPGTILGKRLNNPISDLFKKRTVLGVLGHSSRFVFIWEQDVVGIIRQGLEKNREGIYNLAGDGALGLKEIAEILGKPYRPLPAPLLSGALRLLKPLGLSQYGPEQLDFLRYRPVLANQRLKEEFGYQPRYSSREAFYAFLAAQGISYHSSESQS; encoded by the coding sequence ATGCGCGTTCTGATCACCGGTGCTGCCGGCTTCATCGGCCATCAGCTGCTCGACGAACTGGCCATCCAGCACCCTGAATGGACACTGATCGCCGCAGACATCCGCCCCCTCGCCAGCCAAGGGCTGAAAGCCAACGTCGAGCCAGTGCTACTGGACATGGGCCGCCCGGCGCAGGTGCGTGCCTGCATCAGCGGCTGGAAACCGGATGCCATCGTCCATCTGGCCACGGTGATCCGCCCACCACGCGATATGACCGAAGCCCACCTGCACGCCATCGAAGTCGGTGGTACCCAATGCCTGGTCGATAGCGCACTCGCCAACGGTGTGCGCCAACTGGTGCTCACCAGCTCCGGTGCAGCTTACGGCTACGCCGCGGACAATGCCGAATGGATCGACGAAGATCAGCCGCTACGTGGCCACCCACATTTCGCCTACGCCAAGCACAAACTGGAAATCGAACAACTGTTGGCGCGCTACCGCAAGGAACATCCGCAGCTGCGTCAACTGGTGCTGCGCCCCGGCACCATCCTTGGCAAGCGCCTGAACAACCCGATCAGCGACCTGTTCAAGAAGCGCACGGTGCTGGGCGTGCTCGGCCACAGCAGCCGTTTCGTGTTCATCTGGGAGCAGGACGTGGTCGGCATCATCCGCCAGGGCCTGGAAAAGAACCGCGAAGGCATCTACAACCTGGCCGGCGATGGCGCGTTGGGCCTCAAGGAAATCGCCGAGATCCTCGGCAAACCCTACCGGCCGCTACCGGCGCCGCTGCTCAGCGGCGCGCTGCGCCTGCTCAAACCACTGGGGCTGAGCCAGTACGGCCCGGAGCAGCTGGATTTTCTGCGCTACCGACCTGTGCTGGCCAACCAGCGCCTGAAGGAGGAATTCGGCTACCAACCGCGCTATTCAAGCCGCGAAGCCTTCTACGCCTTCCTCGCCGCCCAGGGCATCAGCTACCACTCAAGCGAAAGCCAATCTTGA
- a CDS encoding DUF1328 domain-containing protein: MLSWAVTFLIIAIIAAVLGFGGIAGTAAGIAKILFVVFLVLFIVSFVMGRRPRL, encoded by the coding sequence ATGCTTAGTTGGGCAGTCACTTTCCTGATCATCGCCATCATCGCCGCAGTACTGGGCTTCGGTGGTATCGCCGGCACCGCTGCTGGTATCGCCAAGATCCTATTCGTGGTGTTCCTGGTGCTGTTCATCGTCTCGTTCGTCATGGGCCGCCGCCCGCGTCTTTAG
- a CDS encoding nucleoside recognition domain-containing protein, with protein sequence MLNGLWLSFFLVAAVAGFSRWLIGDDPAVFGAMVESLFAMAKLSVEVMVLLFGTMTLWLGLLRIAEQAGLVDALARVLGPLFARLMPEVPRGHPALGLITMNFAANGLGLDNAATPIGLKAMRSLQELNPDKLTASNAQILFLVLNASSLTLLPVSIFMYRVQQGAADPTLVFLPILLATSASTLVGLISVALMQRLRLWDPVVLAYLIPGALLLGGFMALLAGLSATALAALSSLLGNLTLFGVILAFLVVGALRKVKVYEQFIEGAREGFDIAKSLLPYLVAMLCAIGVLRASGALEFGLDGIRWMVETFGWDTRFVDALPTALVKPFSGSAARAMLIETMQTHGVDSFPALAAATVQGSTETTFYVLAVYFGAVGIQRARHAVGCALLAELAGVIAAITVTYWFFG encoded by the coding sequence ATGCTCAATGGCCTGTGGCTGAGTTTTTTTCTGGTGGCAGCAGTCGCGGGCTTCTCCCGCTGGCTAATCGGCGATGACCCGGCGGTGTTCGGCGCCATGGTCGAGAGCCTGTTCGCCATGGCCAAGCTGTCGGTGGAAGTGATGGTGCTGCTGTTCGGCACCATGACCCTGTGGCTCGGCCTGCTGCGCATCGCCGAGCAAGCCGGCCTGGTGGATGCCCTGGCGCGCGTGCTGGGCCCACTGTTCGCGCGCCTGATGCCGGAAGTGCCGCGCGGCCATCCGGCGCTCGGGCTGATCACCATGAACTTCGCCGCCAACGGCCTGGGTCTGGACAATGCCGCCACGCCCATTGGCCTCAAGGCCATGCGCAGTCTGCAGGAGCTGAACCCGGACAAGCTCACCGCGAGCAACGCGCAGATTCTCTTTCTGGTGCTCAATGCCTCGTCGCTGACGCTACTACCGGTCTCTATCTTCATGTATCGCGTCCAGCAGGGTGCAGCCGACCCGACTCTGGTGTTCCTGCCCATCCTGCTGGCAACCAGTGCCTCGACCCTTGTCGGCCTGATCTCGGTAGCGCTGATGCAGCGCCTGCGCCTGTGGGATCCGGTGGTACTGGCCTACCTGATCCCAGGGGCGCTGCTGCTCGGTGGCTTCATGGCCCTGCTCGCCGGCCTCAGCGCCACCGCTCTGGCGGCGCTGTCATCGTTGCTCGGCAACCTGACCCTGTTCGGCGTGATTCTGGCCTTCCTGGTGGTCGGCGCACTGCGCAAGGTCAAGGTCTACGAGCAGTTCATCGAAGGCGCGCGCGAAGGCTTCGATATCGCCAAGAGCCTGCTGCCGTATCTGGTGGCGATGCTCTGCGCAATCGGCGTGCTGCGGGCTTCCGGCGCCCTGGAGTTCGGCCTCGACGGCATCCGCTGGATGGTGGAAACCTTCGGCTGGGACACCCGTTTCGTCGATGCACTGCCCACCGCCCTGGTCAAGCCGTTCTCCGGCAGTGCAGCGCGCGCCATGCTGATCGAGACCATGCAGACCCATGGCGTGGACAGCTTCCCAGCGTTAGCCGCGGCAACCGTCCAGGGCAGCACGGAAACCACTTTCTACGTGCTGGCGGTTTACTTCGGCGCAGTGGGTATCCAACGTGCTCGCCACGCCGTCGGCTGCGCTCTGCTGGCGGAGCTGGCGGGAGTGATCGCAGCGATCACCGTCACCTACTGGTTCTTCGGCTGA
- a CDS encoding acyl-CoA thioesterase — protein sequence MNDYEQEDPIPQGDLALQITALPRETNGFGDIYGGWLVSQMDLAGTAMASKVAGGRVATVAIDRMAFLVPVSVGAQLSFYTQALEIGRSSIQMMVEVWSDDPLSNEWRKVTEAVFVFVAIDGSGRTRPVPPRRG from the coding sequence ATGAACGACTACGAACAGGAAGACCCGATTCCCCAGGGTGACCTCGCCCTGCAGATCACTGCGTTGCCGCGCGAGACCAATGGTTTCGGTGATATCTACGGTGGCTGGCTGGTATCGCAGATGGATCTCGCCGGCACCGCGATGGCGAGCAAGGTCGCAGGTGGCCGCGTGGCGACCGTTGCCATCGATCGCATGGCCTTTCTGGTACCGGTATCGGTGGGCGCCCAGCTCTCGTTCTACACCCAGGCACTGGAGATCGGCCGCAGTTCGATTCAGATGATGGTCGAGGTGTGGAGCGACGATCCGCTGTCCAACGAGTGGCGCAAGGTCACCGAAGCGGTATTCGTGTTCGTCGCCATCGACGGCAGTGGTCGCACTCGTCCGGTCCCGCCGCGACGCGGTTGA
- a CDS encoding inhibitor of vertebrate lysozyme family protein, with translation MQSIHAIAAALLMGGALAAQAADRDTSFHPGELLTSNTEYRQAWQDLVKDEERLPDWLINLSGLSTPMQAVEADSDRYLVGQVCEAHRCFGQRAYVAFEWEDDEAYALYVQVPDGLPEDRAPSEHASLRWLGDPDEEVQQMLMEQLRSDPNWY, from the coding sequence ATGCAGTCGATTCACGCCATTGCCGCCGCCCTGCTGATGGGCGGCGCCCTGGCGGCTCAGGCCGCCGACCGCGACACCAGTTTCCATCCAGGCGAGTTGCTCACCAGCAACACCGAGTACCGCCAAGCCTGGCAGGACCTGGTAAAGGATGAAGAGCGCCTGCCGGACTGGCTGATCAATCTCAGCGGCCTTTCTACCCCCATGCAGGCAGTGGAAGCCGATAGTGATCGCTACCTGGTCGGCCAGGTCTGCGAAGCGCACAGATGTTTCGGCCAGCGCGCCTATGTCGCCTTCGAATGGGAAGACGACGAAGCCTACGCGCTGTACGTGCAGGTACCCGACGGCCTGCCCGAGGATCGCGCGCCCAGTGAACACGCCAGCCTGCGCTGGTTGGGCGACCCGGACGAGGAGGTCCAGCAGATGCTGATGGAACAGCTGCGCAGTGATCCCAACTGGTACTAG
- a CDS encoding dodecin, protein MSNHHTYKKIEIVGSSRTSIEEAIENALAECAKSVRNMDWFEVVDTRGHIENGKVGHYQVTLKIGFRLSGS, encoded by the coding sequence ATGTCCAACCACCACACCTACAAGAAGATCGAGATCGTCGGCTCGTCCCGCACCAGCATCGAGGAGGCCATCGAGAACGCCTTGGCCGAATGCGCCAAGAGCGTGCGCAACATGGACTGGTTCGAGGTCGTCGACACCCGTGGCCATATCGAGAATGGCAAGGTGGGTCACTACCAGGTCACGCTCAAGATTGGCTTTCGCTTGAGTGGTAGCTGA